CCGATCATCCCTTCACCGGACATCTATTACTATCGCAATCGGATGGATTACGCTTTCGGCCCCGCTCACGCCCTCGGCCTTAAAGCCGGCCGGTATAAAGTGATCGACCTGGAAAAATGCCTGCTGATGTCGGAGGCCAGCAATGAGGTCATGCAGGCGATCAAGCGCTTTGCCGCCGCGTCCGGCCTGCCGGCCTACGAATTCAAGCGGGGGCTGCTCCGCCATCTGGTCATCCGCGAAGGGAAGAACGTCAACAATCTCGTCGTCAATATCCTGACCTCCGATCAGGGGGAATTCCCGCTGCCGCCGCTCTGGGCGGAGCTGAAAGACCGGGTCGCCGGCCTGACCTGGGCGGTTAACCGCTCGCTGGCCGACCGCTCGTTCGGCGACGTTTTGCAAACGCTCGGCCGGGACCATTACGAGGAAGTCTTGGGCGGGCTAAAGTTCAACGTCCCGGTCCAATCGTTCTTCCAGACCAACATCAAAGCGGCGGAAAACATCCTAACGACCGTGCAAGGCCTGATCAAGGCGGACGGCAGCGGCACCTTGCTTGACCTCTATTCCGGGACCGGGAGCATCGGCCTCTTCCTGGCCGGGTCGGTCGGCAAGGTCATCGGGCTGGAAGAGAACAAAGAAGCGGTCGAGCTGTCCCGGAGCAACGCGCAGCTGAACGGTATCAAGAATTTCTCGGCCAGCTTGGGGCGAGTTGAGGAGATCCTTCCCTCTTACCGGGAGAAAGCCGACCTGATCGTGGTCGACCCGCCCCGTCCCGGCCTGCATAAAAAAGTGCTCGAAAAACTGGGCGAGTTAAAAGCCCGGCAGCTAATTTACGTTTCGTGCAATCCGCTGACGCAGAAAAATGACGTGGAGGCGTTAAAAGCGTTCGGGTATAAAATTGAAGCTTGCCAGCCGCTCGACCTCTTTCCCCACACCCCGCACCTGGAAAACGTTATTGCGCTGCGGCTTTAGCAGCCGCCCGGAGCTCGATGATCCGCTGGGCCGCCGCGTCGATGATCTCCATGAACTTGTCGGCATTGAGCGGTTTGCCGGAAAAAGCGTTGTCGACGTAGACCATCGCCTGCAGTTTGCCGTCCGCCCCTTTGACCGGCAGCAGGAGATAATTCTCGATCTTGCGGCCGTCAACGGCCAAGAGCTGTTCGATCTGTTCGCGCAGTTCGCGCAGCCGGACCGTGTCGAACCCGCCGTTGAACTCCAGATGGTTGAACATGGTAAAGCCGTCCTGGACCTTGATCGGGCCGTAGACGATGTTCTTCCCGACCGGTTTGCCGCTGATCGCCAGATTGAGCGCGCTCTGGCCCTGGTCGAACTTGCGCAAGAACTGCTGAACGCCGGCGGTGTAGGTGTTACGGCTCAGGTCGGTCAATTTCCGGTGGTGTTCGCTCGTGCTGGTCTCGCCGATCGCCTGGGCGCCGACCAGTTCGCCTTTTTCGTTGGGGACAAAGATCGCCACCCGGTTCGTCTCGATGGCGTAGCGCGGCATGTCGACAAAGCCGCCGGCCGTCGCCAGGACCAGCGCCCAGTTGATCACCGCCGCCTCGTTGTCGAATTCGGCAAAATCGGCCGCCATGTCGACCTCGAGCCGTTTCGCCTTGGCCGAGCCGACGATCTCCAGCAGTGAATTGATCAACATCTGGCCGCTCTCTTCGACCAGCAGGCCGCCGTTGCGGAAATCGATCTTGTAGGCGCCGCGGATCTCGCCGTTGACGATCTCCGGCACCAAAATGAACGGCTCGGGCGCCGACAGTTTGCCGTCGCGGTAGCAGCGCCGGTCTTTCTCCGGATAGGCGATGATCTGCGCCTCTTTTGTCCGAAGCAGGTCGGCCATCACTTCGCCGGAAAATTCGGCGAGCGCCTTCCAGTGGTCGAAACCGGACTGCCCCAGCTCGCTCCGGCGCTCTTCGTAAACGATCTCGCCAAAGCGTTTGCCGATCCAGCCGCGGGCGATCCGGACCGATTCGTTGTGCGCGTCGTAGCGGGTAACGCGCCAGCTGCCGGGGAGCGCCTTGAGCAAAGCCGTGGCTGCCAGTTCTTCAATCTTCGCTTCGGTCGGCGCTTCCGCCACCGCCAGCGCGGTCCGCCCGAACAGCTTGAAGGTGTCGCCGAGCGACAGGCTTGCCCGCTCCTCTTGTTTCGGCAGGAGGAGCGGATCGCTGATCCGCGGCCGCCAGACCTCGGCCACGTACTGTTCGGTCATCCGCTGCGTGTTGAAAAAGCTGCCGTTCAGGGCGATCGCCTCGATCATCTGGTTGACGAAGGTCGGGTCCGCCCCGCGGTTGCGGTAAGCTTGCAAAACCGTTCCCAGCGTCTGGTAAAGCGAAGCGGAATCGGCATTATAAAGCTGCGGATCGTTATCGCTCGGTTTGAGCGCCGGATCGCCGATCGTCCAGCCGCCGCCGCGCGTCTCCGCCCACCAGCCGTCGCTGATGCTGACGTTGGGGACGCCGTTGATCGACGCTTTCATCCCGGAGGTGCCCGACGCTTCGTAAGGCCGGAGCGGGTTATTGAGCCAGATATCGGCGCCGGAAACCAGGACCGCCGCCTTCGACATGTCGTAATCGGGGATGAAAGCGAATTTGATCTTGCCGTCGGTCTCGCGCATCAGCCGGTTGCCGACCTCGATCACGTGCGCGATGATCCCCTTGCCCGGGCCGTCGGCCGGATGGGCTTTACCGGACATGATGATCTGCAAGCCGCCGTGCTCGTCCGCCAGCCGCCGCAGTTCCGCTTCGTTGGTAAAAAGGAGGTTGCCGCGTTTGTAAGTGGCGAACCGGCGGGCGAACCCGACCGTCAAGACCTCGGGGTCCATTTGGACGCCGACCATTCTTTTGACCATGTTGATCAGCCTGGCCTTGTTCGCTTGATGCGCCGACCAAAGCGCCTCCCGGACTCCGGGGTCATCGCGCTTGATCATCAGGGCGCTGAGCTGGGCCGGGTCTTTTTTCCAGTCCGGCACGTGTTCGTCCAGCACTTGCTGGACGTTTTCCGAGGTCCAGGTCAGGTGGTGGATGCCGTTGGTGATCCCGATGATCGGCCGGAACTCGGGAAACATCTCTTCGGAAACCTGCGCGTGCAGCTGGGAAACTCCGTTCCGGACGCCGGAAAGCCGCATCGCCAGGAGCGCCATGTTGATAAAGCTCTGGTTCTGCGGGTCTTTGCCGAGCGCCAGGACGGCTGTCCGCAAAAACTGCTCGCTGAAAGCGTGGGTGATCTGGCCGATCTCGAACCGGTCAAAGCCGGCCGGGACCGGCGTGTGGGTGGTAAAGGAAAAAAGCTCCTTGACCCCCTGGAAATCTTCCGGGGTGATGTTCTCCAGCGCTTTTCCCAGCCGGTTCAGGACCTCAACAATAGCGAACGCGGCATGGCCTTCATTTAAATGATAATAAGAGATCGGCAGGCCGAAAAGCTCCAGCGCGCGGACGCCGCCGATCCCGAGAACCATCTCCTGGGTCAGTCTTTCCCACTGGCCGGCCGCGTACAGCTGGCTGGTGATCTCTTCAAAACCGTGCGGGTTCGGGACTCCCCGCGTATCGAGCAGGGTCAGCGGCACGAATTCCCCGCCGTAACCTTTGATCTCCATCCCCCACAGTTTGGCGGTGATCGTCTGCCCGGCGATCTGCAGCGAGACCGCCTCTTGCAGGTCAACGAGCCCGGTCCCCCGTTCGATGTCCCACGATTGCCTTTCCTGCCGCTGGCGGCCGTCAACTATCTGTTGTTTGAAATAACCGTCGCGGTAGAGCAGGCCGATCGGAAAAACCGGGGCACCGATATCGGCCGCCGATTTGACCCAGTCGCCGGCCAGGACACCCAGTCCGCCGGAATAGATCCGGAACTTGTTCGCCAGGGCGTACTCCATGCTGAAAAAGGCGACGTTCTGCCGCGGCCGCCTTTGGGCCATGTTATAAACTCTTTCTTTAAAAGTGTTGGCGGCAGCCGCCTTTGCTCGGGAAACCATACAGAGCTATTTCCGCGGGTCGCGGCTGAAATTTCACCCGATTTGGGCTATAATCCCGATATGGCCCGGTTGTCCAAATACCTGGAGACGGTCGACTTCCGCGACGAAAAATTCATCGGGACGATCGCTTTTCGCAACGAGGAATTGACGCTGCCCGACGGCAGCAAGCTGGCGCTCGGCGTCGACAGCGGGCACTGGGTCCTGGTATTCCAGGAACACGCGGGCGCGGCGTTCGAGATCATCGAGTACGACCAGCACGGCGGTAAGATCTTTGTCGACAAGAAGCCGGGCGGCGGTTCGGACCTGAAAAAGTTCAAGCAGCGGCTGAATTATTTCTTCGATCACGCCCAGGTCGACGACCTGGTCACGATCGTCCCGCCGCAAACGGAGGAAAGATGATCGACATGTCGGGGGTCGGCGCCTACGGGTACCTGCCCTACCTGAGCGACGACCTGGTCAAACAGGCGAAATATAACGACATCCGGACGCGGGCCGGCAAGGTCGCTTATTTAATGACGCTTGGCAAAGAAGCCAAGAAGCCGCAGGTCAAAGAAGGGGTGCACGACGCCCGCGGCGCGCTGAAATGGTTAAAGGAGGAATTGTTAGATGAGAAGTGATGCGTTGAAAAAACGGGCCCCGATCCTCTCGCTCCTGCACGCGACCGGCGTCTCCCAATCGGAAATGGGCAAGCCGTTCATCGGTCTCGCCTCCAGCTTTACCGACCTGGTCCCCGGCCACGTTGACATGCGGGGGCTGGAGCGGGTGATCGAAAAAGGGATCCACTCCGGCGGCGGCGTCGCCTTTACCTTTGGCCTGCCCGCCATCTGCGACGGTATCGCCATGGGGCACCACGGGATGCACTATTCGCTCCCCTCTCGCGAACTGATCGCCGACGAGATCGAAACGATGGCCCAGGCGCACCAGCTGGACGGCCTGGTCCTGCTGACCGCCTGCGACAAGATCACCCCCGGGATGTTGATGGCGGCCGCGCGGCTGAACATCCCCTGCATCGTCGTCACCGCCGGCCCGATGCTGGCCGGCTGTTACAAGATGACCCGGCTCGACCTGGTCCACGACACTTTCGAGGCCGAGGCCGCTTACCATCAGGGGAAGATCAGCAAAAAAGAGCTTGATAACCTGACGCTGAACGCTTGTCCGGGCGCCGGCGCCTGTTCCGGCATGTTCACCGCCAACACCATGGCCTGCGCGACGGAAGCGCTGGGGATGTCTCTCCCCTACTGCGGCACTTCGCTCGCCGTCTCGTCGAAAAAGAAAATGATCGCCTACGAAAGCGGCAAGCAGATCGTCTCGCTGGTGAAGAAAAACGTCACGCCGCGCAAGATCATGAACCTGAACGCGTTCCTGAACGCTATCCGCCTCGACATGTCGCTCGGCGGGTCGACCAACGCCGTCCTCCACCTGACGGCGATCGCCAGCGAAGCCGGGTTCAAGCTGCCGGTCGAACTCTTCGACAAGATCAGCAAAGAAACGCCGCACATCGCCAGTATCCGCCCCGGCGGCGACCATTTTATGGAAGACCTGGACCATGCCGGCGGCGTGCCGGCGGCGCTCCACACGCTGGGCAGAATGATCGTCAACAATCCGACCGTCTCGGGCCTGACGATCAAACAGATCGCGGCCGCCGGAGAGGTCTTTGACAAGAACATTATCCGGCCTCTCTCCAATCCTTATCACAAACAGGGCAGCCTGGCGATCTTGAAGGGGAATCTGGCGCCGGAAGGTTCGGTTATCAAGCAAACGGCTGTTTCGGCCAAGATGATGAAACATGTCGGCCCGGCCAAGGTCTTTGATTCCGAGGATGCCGCCCAGCGGGCGATCAATGCCGGCCGGATCAAGCACGGCGATGTCGTTGTCATCCGCTACGAAGGGCCGAAAGGCGGCCCCGGCATGAGGGAAATGCTCTACCCGACCTCGGCGATCGCCGGGATGGGGTTATCCGAATCGGTCGCGTTAATAACTGACGGCCGGTTCTCGGGCGGAACGCGCGGGCCGTGTATCGGTCACGTCTCTCCCGAAGCGGCGGAGGGCGGTCCGATCGCGGCTGTTAAGGACGGCGACATCATTGAGATCGACATCCCGAACCGGAAACTGCACGTCCGGTTAACGAACGCCGAAATGACCCAACGGCTGGCGCACTGGAAAGAGCCGAAACCGAAATTCACCACCGGCTGGCTGTCCCGCTACCAGCGGCTGGTCACTTCCGCCTCGACCGGCGCGGTTTTGAAATAGCCGTTTTATTGTGATAAAATCGGCTATATGGAGCTGACCGGCGCGCAAGCATTGCTCGAATCGCTCCACCGCGAAGGGGTGGAGATCATTTTTGGCTACCCCGGCGGGGTGGTCCTCCCCCTCTATGACGCGATGTTCGCCGACAAGCGGGTCAAACATATCCTGGTCCGGCACGAACAGGGCGCGGCCCACGCGGCGGACGGCTACGCCCGGGCAACCGGCAAGGTCGGCGTCTGCCTGGCCACTTCCGGTCCCGGCGCAACAAATTTAACTACCGGCATCGCCAACGCCTATATGGACTCGATCCCCATGATCGCGATCACCGGCCAGGTGGCAACCCCGCTCCTCGGCCGCGATTCGTTCCAGGAGGCCGACGTGACCGGCATCACCATGCCGATCTCCAAGCACAACTACCTGATCAAGAAGGTGGAGGACCTGCCGCGGATCATCAAAGAAGCGTTCCATATCGCCCGGACCGGCCGCCCCGGCCCGGTCGTCGTCGATATCCCCAAGGACGTCTTCACCAATAAGCTGGATTACCAGTATCCGGACAAAGTCGATATTCCGAGCTACAAGCCGCGGACCGACGGGCACCCGAAGCAGATCGCCCTGGCGGTCAAGGCCATTCAAGCCGCCAAAAAACCGATCATCTACGCCGGCGGCGGCGTCATTTCCGCCAACGCGGCCAAAGAGCTGAAGGAGCTGGCGGAAAAATGCAACCTGCCGGTGACCACCACCCTGATGGGGATCGGCGCGTTCCCGGAAACGCACGAACTGTCGATGGGGATGCTCGGTATGCACGGCACCGCTTACGCCAACTACGCGGTGACCGAATGCGATCTCCTGATCGGGATCGGCGCCCGCTTTGACGACCGGGTGACCGGCCACATCGCCAAGTTCGCCCCCAACGCGAAGGTGATCCATATCGACATCGACCCGGCCGAGATCGGCAAGAATGTCCGGGTGGACATCCCGATCGTCGGCGACGTCAAAAAAGTGCTGCAGGCGATCCTCGACAAGATCGGCCCCAAGGAAAAGCACCAGCAGTGGGTGGAAATGATCGCCGAGTGGAAAAAGAAATACCCCCTCTCCTATAAGCTGGACGAGACGATCAAGCCGCAGTACGTCATTGAGCAGGCGCACGAACTGGCCAAGGACCGCGACACGATCATCGTCACCGAGGTCGGCCAGAACCAGATGTGGGCGGCGATGTTCTATAAGTACACCAAACCGCGGAGCTGGATCTCGTCCGGCGGCCTCGGGACAATGGGTTTTGGCCTGCCGGCGGCGAACGGCGCCCAGTTCGGGCGGCCCGACGCGCTGGTGATCGACTTCGCCGGCGACGGCTCGATCCAGATGAACATCCAGGAGCTGACGACCGCGGTCAACAACCGGCTGCCGATCAAGATCTTTGTGTTGAACAATTGTTTCCTTGGCATGGTCCGGCAGTGGCAGGAGCTGATCTACGACCGGCACTATTCGCACACCAATCTTTGCAATAACCCGGACCTGGTCAAGATCGCGGAAGCCTACGGCGCGGTCGGCCTGCGCGTCACTAAGCCGGAAGAAGTGCGCGGGGCGATCGAAAAAGCCTTCGCCATTAACGACCGGCCGGTCCTGGTCGACTTTGTCGTCGCCAAGGAAGAGAACGTCTTCCCGTTCGTGCCGCCGGGGCAAGCCATTAACGAAATGTTGATCGACTAACATGAAACATACCATTAGCGTAATAGTGGAGAATAAGCCGGGGGTCCTCTCCCGGGTCAGCGGGCTCTTTTCCCGCCGCGGGTTCAACATCGAATCGCTGGCGGTCGGGATGACCGAGGATCCGACCATGTCGCGGATGACGATCGTCGTGGAAGGCGACGAGTCCGACCTCGAACAGATCACCAAGCAGCTCTATAAGCTGATCGACACCTTAAAAGTGTTCGACCTGCCGGCGGAGAAATCGATCCAGAGCGAGCTGGTGCTGGCAAAGGTCGCGGCCAGCGAAAAGACCCGGCCGGAGATCACCCAGATCGCCGAGATCTTCCGGGCCAAGATCGTCGACGTGGCGGAAACGTCGATGACGCTGGAATTGACCGGCGAAGAGAGCAAGGTTGAGGGAGCGATCAAGCTCCTGACAAAGTTCGGGATCAAGGAATTGGTCAGAACAGGGCGGATCGCCCTGCAGCGCGGCAGCGCGGAATAATCACGAAGGGGGAAAAGGAAATGGCTAAGGTTTATTACGACAAGGACGCGGATCTGGGGTTATTGAAGGACAAGACGGTAGCGGTGATCGGTTACGGGAACCAGGGAACGGCGCAATCCCAGAACTTGCGGGATAGCGGCGTCAAGGTGATCATTGCCGAGGTCGAAGGGACGCCGAACTGGAAAGCGGCGCAGGAAGCCGGATTCGAGGTCATGGATGCCAAGTCGGCCGCCAAGGCGGGCGACATCATCCAGGTTTTGATCCCGGACGAGCTTCAGGGCGGGGTTTACAAAGAAGCGCTGAAAAAAGCGCTAAAGAAAGGGAAAACGCTGATGTTTTCCCACGGCTTTAATATCCATTTCAAGGCGATCAAACCGCCCAAGGATGTCGATGTCATCATGGTCGCCCCCAAAGGTCCGGGCGCCATGGTCCGGAACACTTACGTTGACAGCGCCGGCGTCCCCTGCCTGATCGCCGTTTACCAAGATGCCAGCGGCAAAGCGAAGGAAACCGCCCTCGCCTACGCGAAAGGAATCGGCGGGACCCGCGCCGGCGTGTTCGAAACAACTTTTAAAGAAGAGGTCGAGACCGACCTGTTCGGCGAACAGACCGTCCTCTGCGGCGGCTGCACCGCGCTGATCAAAGCCGGGTTCGAAACACTGGTCGAAGCCGGTTACCAGCCGGAGATGGCCTACTTTGAATGCTGCCACGAGCTGAAGCTGATCGTCGACCTGATCTACAAACAGGGCTTGCTCGGGATGCGCAAAGCGGTCAGCAACACCGCCGAGTACGGCGACCTGACCGTCGGGCCCAAGATCATCAACGAGAAGGTCAAGAAGCAGATGAAGAAAGCGCTCGGCCGGATCCAGAACGGCGCCTTCGCCCGCGAGTTTATCAAAGAGAACAAGGAAGGCTGCAAGAACTTCAACGCCCTGCGCGAGAAAGACAAGAACCACCAGATCGAAAAGGTCGGCGGCGAGCTCCGCGGCATGATGCACTGGCTGAAGAAAGGGAGCTAATTGGTCACCCACCTAATTGACCTGATCGTTGTCTTTGTGACGGGGACCGTTTCAGCGGTCGGCTATCTCGGGGTCTTGGTCCTGATGACTTTCGAATCGGCCTGTATCCCGATCCCCTCCGAGATCATTATGCCGTTCTCCGGCTTCCTGGTAACGACCGGCAAATTAAACATCTGGGGGGTGACGCTGGCGGGAGCGCTCGGTAATTTGCTCGGCGCGGTCATCACCTACGCGATCGGCTTCTACGGCGGCCGCCCTTTCATCCTGAAATACGGCAAGTATTTCTTCGTCAAGGAAAAGGAAGTCCACCACGCCGAGAAGTTCTTTGCCAAATGGGGAGATTGGTCCGTTTTTCTCTCCCGCAACCTGCCGGTGATCCGGACCTTTATCTCCCTGCCGGCCGGCGTCGCCGAAATGCCGTTTATTAAATTTGCCGTCTTTTCTTTCCTCGGCTCGCTTCCCTGGTGTTTTGCCCTCACCTATCTTGGTTTTATCCTGGGTAGCAACTGGATGGTAATCAGACAGTACGGCCACTATCTCGATATCTTGGCCGGCATCGCGATCGTCGCGTTGATCGTCAAGATCATCTGGGATTATTATCACGATAACAATGGCGACTAAACCGTCGGAACAAAAGAAAGGGATCGCGATCCTCGGCTCAACCGGGTCGATCGGCAAACAGTGCCTGGAAGTCATCTCCATCTTCCCAAGCCGTCTCCGGGTCTCTGCCATCGCCGCTAAAGACGAAGTCGACCTGATCGTCGAACAGGTCAAAAAGTTCCAGCCGCGGATCGTCTCCGTTCTGAACGAGGACATTAAAGCTAAAGTCGAAGCTAAATTGGCCGGCGCCAAGGTCGAGCTTTACCACGGCGCCGAAGGCCTGTTGAAGGTCGCCACCGCCGCCGACGCTAAAACGGTCGTCGTTGCCATCCCCGGCTCGCTCGCCTTAACTGCCGTCCTGGAAGCCGTTAAGCTAAAGAAAGATATCGCCCTGGCGACCAAAGAAGTCCTGGTCGCCGCCGGCGAACTCTTCATGAACGAAGTGAAGGCGGCCGGCGTCAAGGTCCTGCCGATCGACTCCGAGCACAGCGCCATCGCCCAGTGCCTGCGCGGGGAAGACAAAAAGACGGTCAAGAAGCTGATCCTGACCGCTTCGGGCGGGCCCTTCCTCAAGACCCCGGTCGAAAAGCTGACGCAGATGACCGCCAAAGAAGCGCTTAAGCATCCGACCTGGAAGATGGGGCCGAAGATCACGATCGATTCCGCCACCTTAATGAACAAAGGGTTTGAAGTCATCGAAGCGCATTTCCTTTTTGGGATCGATTACGCCAACATCGAGGTCGTTATCCACCCGGAAAGTATCATTCATTCAATGGTCGAGTTCGTCGACGGTTCGGTCAAGGCGCAGCTCGGCGCCCCCGACATGCGGGTCCCGATCCAGTACGCCCTGCTCGAAGAAGAGCGGTCCTCCAACCACTGGGGCCGGCTCGACCTGACCAAAACCCCGCAACTGACCTTCCAGAAGCCCGACCTGGTCAAATTCCCCTGTCTCGCCTACGCGTATGAAGCCGGCAAGGCTAAGGGTACCCTTCCCGCCGTTCTCAACGCCGCCAACGAAGAAGCCGTTAACCAGTTCCTCGCCGGCAAGTTCACTTACGACAAGATCGCCGTCAAGATCAAAGCCGTTCTTGACCAGCACCAAAACAAGCTGAACCCCGGCCTCGGCGATCTCCTGGAAGCCGACGAACTTGCCCGTGCCCAGCTCCGGTGATATACTCTCTTTGATGACGAAAAAAGAGATCGAACTTGAGGTTTTGCGCCACTCCACTTCCCACGTGATGGCCCACGCCGTGCAGGCACTGTTCCCTGGGGTTAAACTGGGGATCGGACCGGCCATTGAGAGCGGTTTCTACTACGATTTTGACCTGCCGACCCAGATCACGCCCGAAGATCTCCCCAAGATCGAGACCAAAATGCAAGAGATCATCAAGAAAGAGCATAAGTTCGAACGCCAGGAGATCGCCAGGCAAAAGGCGATCGAGCTGTTCGAAGAACGCGGGGAAAAGTATAAAGTTGAACTGTTAAAAGAGATCGAAGCGGAAAAAGTGACGCTCTATAAGAGCGGGGACTTCCTCGATCTCTGCCGCGGGCCGCACCTCGAGCACACCGGCCACATCAAGGCGTTCAAGCTCCTTTCCATCGCCGGCGCCTACTGGCACGGGATCGAGACGAACCCGATGATGCAGCGGATCTACGGCACGGTTTTCCCGTCCCAGAAAGAGCTGGACGAATACTTGAAGAACCTGGAAGAGGCGAAGAAGCGCGACCACCGCAAGCTCGGCAAGGAACTGGACCTCTTCTCTTTCCACGAGGAAGCCGGCGCCGGCTTCGTCTATTACCACCCGCGCGGCGCGACCGTCCGGATGCTGATCGAGGATTTTTTAAAGAAAGAGAACGCCAAGCGGGGTTACGAGTTCGTCGTTATCCCCCACATCGGCAAGATCGACCTCTGGAACACTTCGGGCCACACCAATTACTACCGCGAGAACATGTACTTCATGAAGATCGACGAGCAGGATTACGTCGTCAAACCGATGAACTGCCCCGGCCACATCCTGATCTTCAAGCGGAAAACGCGCAGCTACCGCGACCTGCCGATCCGCTACTTTGAGCTCGGCACCGTCTATCGCTACGAAAAATCGGGCGTACTGCACGGTCTGCTCCGGGTCCGCGGGTTTACCCAGGACGACGCCCACATCTTCTGCCGCGAGGACCAGCTGGAAGGCGAGATCCTGGCGATCATCGACTTCATCACTTACGTCATGAAGGTTTTCGGCTTTGAGTTCAAGGTGAACCTCTCCACCCGGCCGGAACATTTTGCCGGAACGCCGGAAAACTGGGAACGGGCCACGGCGATCCTGGAAAAGACCTTGCAGGACCGCGGACTCCCCTTCGAGATCGATCCGGGCGCCGGCGTCTTCTACGGCCCCAAGATCGATGTCAAACTGAAAGATTCGCTCGGCCGCGAGTGGCAGGGACCGACCGTCCAGGTCGACTTTAACCTCCCCCAGCGGTTCGACCTGACCTACACCGATGACAAGGGGCAGGCAAAGACTCCGGTCATGATCCACCGGGCGGTCCTCGGCAGCCTGGAGCGGTTCCTCGGCGCTCTGATCGAGCACTATGCCGGTGCTTTCCCGACCTGGCTTGCCCCGGTCCAGGTGGCTATCCTCACTATTTCCGATAAACACCTCGAATACGCGGCTAAGGTCGCCGCCCAGCTCCGGGAACACGGGGTCCGGGTCGAGGTGGACGACCGGAACGAGAAGATCGGCGCCAAGATCCGCGGCGCCCAAATGCAAAAAGTCCCTTACATGCTGGTGGTCGGCGAAAAAGAAGCCACGGCCGGCCTGGTCGCCATCCGCCACCGCTCCCGCGGTGATCTGGGGGCCAAGTCGGTCAGCGATTTCCTCTTTGACCTGAAAGGGGAAATGAGCTATAATAGTGGCAATGACGGGGGTTAGCGCGTATTAGGGACTATCAGATTAACGAGCGGATTTGGGCCAAGGATGTTCGGCTCATTGACGAGAACGCTAAGCAGTTAGGTGTCGTCGCCACCCCGGAAGCTCTAAGACTTGCCCGCGAGCGTGGTTTAGATCTCGTTTTGATCGCACCCGCTTCCAAACCGCCGGTCGCGCGGATCGCCGATTACGGGAAGCTAAAGTACGAGCTCGCCAAGAAGGACAAGGAATCGCGCAAGTCGTCGAAAATCGGGACGATCAAAGAGGT
This window of the Candidatus Margulisiibacteriota bacterium genome carries:
- the ilvN gene encoding acetolactate synthase small subunit; this translates as MKHTISVIVENKPGVLSRVSGLFSRRGFNIESLAVGMTEDPTMSRMTIVVEGDESDLEQITKQLYKLIDTLKVFDLPAEKSIQSELVLAKVAASEKTRPEITQIAEIFRAKIVDVAETSMTLELTGEESKVEGAIKLLTKFGIKELVRTGRIALQRGSAE
- a CDS encoding 1-deoxy-D-xylulose-5-phosphate reductoisomerase, with the protein product MATKPSEQKKGIAILGSTGSIGKQCLEVISIFPSRLRVSAIAAKDEVDLIVEQVKKFQPRIVSVLNEDIKAKVEAKLAGAKVELYHGAEGLLKVATAADAKTVVVAIPGSLALTAVLEAVKLKKDIALATKEVLVAAGELFMNEVKAAGVKVLPIDSEHSAIAQCLRGEDKKTVKKLILTASGGPFLKTPVEKLTQMTAKEALKHPTWKMGPKITIDSATLMNKGFEVIEAHFLFGIDYANIEVVIHPESIIHSMVEFVDGSVKAQLGAPDMRVPIQYALLEEERSSNHWGRLDLTKTPQLTFQKPDLVKFPCLAYAYEAGKAKGTLPAVLNAANEEAVNQFLAGKFTYDKIAVKIKAVLDQHQNKLNPGLGDLLEADELARAQLR
- a CDS encoding DedA family protein gives rise to the protein MVTHLIDLIVVFVTGTVSAVGYLGVLVLMTFESACIPIPSEIIMPFSGFLVTTGKLNIWGVTLAGALGNLLGAVITYAIGFYGGRPFILKYGKYFFVKEKEVHHAEKFFAKWGDWSVFLSRNLPVIRTFISLPAGVAEMPFIKFAVFSFLGSLPWCFALTYLGFILGSNWMVIRQYGHYLDILAGIAIVALIVKIIWDYYHDNNGD
- the ilvC gene encoding ketol-acid reductoisomerase — translated: MAKVYYDKDADLGLLKDKTVAVIGYGNQGTAQSQNLRDSGVKVIIAEVEGTPNWKAAQEAGFEVMDAKSAAKAGDIIQVLIPDELQGGVYKEALKKALKKGKTLMFSHGFNIHFKAIKPPKDVDVIMVAPKGPGAMVRNTYVDSAGVPCLIAVYQDASGKAKETALAYAKGIGGTRAGVFETTFKEEVETDLFGEQTVLCGGCTALIKAGFETLVEAGYQPEMAYFECCHELKLIVDLIYKQGLLGMRKAVSNTAEYGDLTVGPKIINEKVKKQMKKALGRIQNGAFAREFIKENKEGCKNFNALREKDKNHQIEKVGGELRGMMHWLKKGS
- the thrS gene encoding threonine--tRNA ligase, yielding MTKKEIELEVLRHSTSHVMAHAVQALFPGVKLGIGPAIESGFYYDFDLPTQITPEDLPKIETKMQEIIKKEHKFERQEIARQKAIELFEERGEKYKVELLKEIEAEKVTLYKSGDFLDLCRGPHLEHTGHIKAFKLLSIAGAYWHGIETNPMMQRIYGTVFPSQKELDEYLKNLEEAKKRDHRKLGKELDLFSFHEEAGAGFVYYHPRGATVRMLIEDFLKKENAKRGYEFVVIPHIGKIDLWNTSGHTNYYRENMYFMKIDEQDYVVKPMNCPGHILIFKRKTRSYRDLPIRYFELGTVYRYEKSGVLHGLLRVRGFTQDDAHIFCREDQLEGEILAIIDFITYVMKVFGFEFKVNLSTRPEHFAGTPENWERATAILEKTLQDRGLPFEIDPGAGVFYGPKIDVKLKDSLGREWQGPTVQVDFNLPQRFDLTYTDDKGQAKTPVMIHRAVLGSLERFLGALIEHYAGAFPTWLAPVQVAILTISDKHLEYAAKVAAQLREHGVRVEVDDRNEKIGAKIRGAQMQKVPYMLVVGEKEATAGLVAIRHRSRGDLGAKSVSDFLFDLKGEMSYNSGNDGG